In the genome of Candidatus Hydrogenedentota bacterium, one region contains:
- a CDS encoding glycerophosphodiester phosphodiesterase family protein: MGSFICAFLILIAGCATIPERPELPEFVLAAHRGVVTEEFQENSLASLEETISRGYTHIEVDVCSTKDGYPVCLHDGNLQRTCGINDNVSSLTLAQLRELAPEERLPSFETFCARCEGRIDLMPDIKHCPQALFDAFIRRVDASMTRHGLVDGALFIGRKRGAGRFQGRARLSWGGSPEEARRHVIDKRSQDYFVFGHAADFQADSVKAFQEMGLPVIVSINVFHYGDAVGDPVAAGVRDVTRMLEYGVDGLQIDSVYEEAAKTGLGPR; encoded by the coding sequence ATGGGTTCATTCATTTGCGCTTTTCTGATTTTGATAGCGGGGTGCGCGACGATCCCCGAGCGGCCGGAGTTGCCCGAATTCGTGCTGGCAGCTCACCGGGGGGTGGTGACCGAGGAGTTCCAGGAAAACAGCCTGGCCTCGCTCGAAGAGACCATCAGCCGGGGGTATACCCATATCGAGGTGGACGTGTGCTCGACCAAGGACGGCTACCCCGTCTGCCTGCACGACGGCAACCTCCAGCGCACCTGCGGCATCAACGACAACGTCAGCTCGTTGACGCTCGCGCAACTGCGCGAACTGGCCCCGGAGGAGCGCTTGCCCTCGTTCGAAACGTTCTGCGCGCGGTGCGAAGGGCGCATCGATTTGATGCCCGACATAAAGCATTGTCCGCAAGCGCTGTTTGATGCATTCATACGACGGGTCGACGCATCGATGACGCGCCATGGGCTGGTCGATGGCGCCCTGTTCATCGGCCGCAAGCGCGGCGCCGGGAGGTTCCAGGGCAGGGCGCGGTTATCGTGGGGCGGCAGTCCGGAAGAAGCTCGCCGCCACGTCATCGACAAGCGTTCCCAGGACTACTTCGTCTTCGGGCATGCAGCCGATTTCCAGGCGGATTCCGTGAAGGCGTTCCAAGAGATGGGCCTGCCGGTGATTGTAAGCATCAACGTGTTCCATTACGGCGACGCAGTGGGCGATCCCGTTGCGGCGGGCGTCAGGGACGTCACGCGCATGCTCGAGTACGGCGTGGACGGCCTGCAGATCGACAGCGTTTACGAGGAGGCCGCGAAGACCGGGCTGGGTCCGCGTTGA
- the eda gene encoding bifunctional 4-hydroxy-2-oxoglutarate aldolase/2-dehydro-3-deoxy-phosphogluconate aldolase — translation MDKYDAIRYMLDKCIIAVVRADTGGEDLVKVVEAVAAGGVHCIEVTMTTPGALECLKVASEKLQKTDALLGVGTVLDPETCRMAILAGAQYVVTPTLSIPSIEMARRYGKPVICGAYTPTEILTAWESGSDLVKVFPANIGGPGYIKALKGPLPQIPLVPTGGVELENVGEFLSSGAAALAVGGNLVSKKLLAAKDFDGITVNAEAFAQAVKAARG, via the coding sequence ATGGACAAGTACGACGCAATCAGGTACATGCTCGATAAGTGCATCATCGCGGTGGTGCGGGCCGATACGGGCGGCGAGGATTTGGTAAAGGTCGTCGAGGCGGTCGCCGCGGGGGGCGTCCATTGCATCGAGGTCACCATGACCACCCCGGGCGCGCTCGAATGCCTCAAGGTGGCCTCCGAGAAGTTGCAAAAGACCGATGCGCTTCTGGGCGTGGGCACCGTGCTGGACCCGGAGACCTGCCGCATGGCGATCCTTGCCGGTGCGCAATACGTGGTGACGCCCACGCTGTCCATTCCGTCCATCGAGATGGCGCGGCGCTACGGGAAACCCGTGATCTGCGGCGCATACACGCCCACGGAAATCCTGACGGCATGGGAAAGCGGGTCAGATCTGGTCAAGGTTTTCCCTGCGAATATTGGAGGACCCGGCTATATCAAGGCCCTCAAGGGTCCGTTGCCGCAGATTCCGCTTGTTCCGACCGGCGGCGTCGAGCTCGAGAACGTGGGCGAGTTTCTGAGCTCGGGCGCGGCAGCTCTGGCTGTCGGCGGCAACCTTGTTAGCAAGAAGCTATTGGCTGCCAAGGATTTCGACGGGATCACCGTTAACGCCGAGGCGTTTGCACAGGCCGTGAAGGCGGCTCGAGGCTGA